GAAACCGAGGTGGTGATGACCATGGGGTCGAAAGAAGGGCTGGCCAGCCTGGCAACAGCGATCACCGCACCGGGCGATGTGGTGCTGGCGCCGAACCCCAGCTACCCCATTCACACCTTCGGCTTCATCATTGCCGGGGCGACGATCCGTTCCGTGCCGACCACGCCCGATGAACGCTATTGGGAATCGCTGGAACGGGCGATGGCCTTCACCGTGCCGCGTCCTTCGGTGCTGATTGTGAACTATCCCTCCAATCCAACGGCCGAGACCGTCGATCTGGCGTTCTACGAACGGCTGGTGGCATGGGCGAAGGAAAACAAGGTCTGGATTCTGTCCGACCTCGCCTATTCGGAGCTTTATTTTGACGGCAACCCGACCCGTTCGATTCTCGAAGTGCCGGGTGCCAAGGATGTGGCTGTGGAATTCACATCCATGTCCAAGACCTTTTCCATGGCTGGGTGGCGCGTCGGTTTCGCGGTCGGCAATGCCAAGCTGATCGCCGCGCTGAAGCGGGTGAAGAGCTATCTCGATTACGGCGCGTTCACGCCGATTCAGGCAGCGGCCTGCGCGGCGCTGAACGGCCCGCAGGATATCGTGGAGAAGAACCGCACGCTTTATCAGAAACGGCGCGATGTCATGGTCGAGGCGTTCGCCCGTGCAGGGTGGGATATTCCACCACCCAAGGCGTCGATGTTCGCGTGGGCACCGTTGCCGCCGGCACTGAAGCATATGGGCAGCCTCGAATTTTCGAAGCAGTTGCTTACCCATGCGGAAGTCGCGGTGGCGCCGGGCGTCGGTTATGGGGAAGACGGTGAAGGTTACGTCCGGATCGCCATGGTCGAGAACGAACAACGCCTGCGCCAAGCCGCGCGCAATGTGAAGCGCTATCTCCAGTCGATGGGCGTGAACACGTCCGCCGCATAATGCCATTGCCGGTGCGCGGAATATCCCCGCACCGGCAACATTTTCGGGAAAGCGGATTGCACTCGGGCCAACCTTCGGCTAGTGGCCCGCTTCCCACGCAATTCTGCGCCTGAGGCCCGATGGCGGAGTGGTGACGCAGCGGATTGCAAATCCGTATACGCCGGTTCGATTCCGGCTCGGGCCTCCACCACCACAGATTTTGGTATCCTGTGCCCTGTCGCGACGCGGCGGGCCCGTCTCAGCCCTGCTGCTGGCTCTGTTGTTGCTGGCGAACGCGCCGCATGGCGTCATCCGCGCAATATTCACCATGTTGCTGCTGGCGTTCGCTGGCGTGGATGACGGGCCGCAGAGCAGCCTGACGCAGCATCGATTCCTGGCGTTGGCGTTGCTCCGCGCGGAGCATGTCGCGGTCTTGCTCCATGATGCTCCCTTTCGGAAAGGCCCATACGGGTCCATCGCATATATACCTGTAACGGGCTTTTGTTCCCTGTCCTGCGCCGGGGTGGGGGCGTTTGGCGGCCAGTGGAAGGCCGTAGGAGCGGATAGGGGAGAGCGTTAGTGGCGGCCGCGCTGAAACTGGCGATAGGCGGTGGGAGTGAGGCCCGTCAGACGACGGAACGCGGTGGTAAAGCCCGCAGAACGGGCAAACCGCAGTTCGCGCGCGATATCGGATATCGAAAGGCTTTCATCCTGTAACAGCATGCGCGCGCGATCGGCCCTGACCGAGGCGATATAATCTGCCAGCGAACGGTCCGTGCTCTGTCGGAAGGCGCGCATCAGATGGCGGGCGCTGATGCCGCACAGCGTGGCGAGATCGGCAATCCGGCAATCCCAGTTGCCTTCTCTGAGATGATCGTCAATCCGGCGAAGCTGCCACGGCGCCAGCCCACCGGTCCGTGCGGCGTGCCGATTGTCTTGCAGGTAATTGGCCAGTTCGCCCGACAGATAGATGCCCAGACCTTCGATAATGGTTTCCGAAGCGAAGCCCGGCGACAGCAATTCGGAAACCATGCGCAGCAGCGCGGTGCGAACCGACACGTTCTGCACGTTGAGGCAGCGATCGAGCCGTGCATGGGCCTCGATCTCGCCCATTTCGCCACGCAGCGGCAGTGTGCAGTTCAGCAGGCGGCGGGCGGGCACATCATCCGCGCGAATGCGGATTTGCGTGCGTGGCGGGATCAGCACGACATTGCCCAGCGAAACCTGCATTTCCGTTTTGCTGCTGCCAAGAAAGCATCCGCGCGACGGGTTGTTCTGTGGGGACACCAGAAAACTCAGCGAAGGCCTGTCCCGCAAGTGGGTTCGGTCGATACTGTCCGCGGCGGGGTGATCGGCAAGCACGGCTTCGGTTTCCCCGGCGCGCAGTTCGCCGAGAATCTTCCAGCCATATTGTGCCAGACCTGCCGTTTCCATGATC
This genomic window from Caenibius tardaugens NBRC 16725 contains:
- a CDS encoding helix-turn-helix transcriptional regulator, which translates into the protein METAGLAQYGWKILGELRAGETEAVLADHPAADSIDRTHLRDRPSLSFLVSPQNNPSRGCFLGSSKTEMQVSLGNVVLIPPRTQIRIRADDVPARRLLNCTLPLRGEMGEIEAHARLDRCLNVQNVSVRTALLRMVSELLSPGFASETIIEGLGIYLSGELANYLQDNRHAARTGGLAPWQLRRIDDHLREGNWDCRIADLATLCGISARHLMRAFRQSTDRSLADYIASVRADRARMLLQDESLSISDIARELRFARSAGFTTAFRRLTGLTPTAYRQFQRGRH
- a CDS encoding LL-diaminopimelate aminotransferase, which encodes MEDEFYRIKRLPPYVIAEVNAMRAAARQAGRDIIDLGMGNPDLPPPQHVIDKLCEVAQKPDAHGYSASSGIPGIRRAQANYYGRRFGVDLDPETEVVMTMGSKEGLASLATAITAPGDVVLAPNPSYPIHTFGFIIAGATIRSVPTTPDERYWESLERAMAFTVPRPSVLIVNYPSNPTAETVDLAFYERLVAWAKENKVWILSDLAYSELYFDGNPTRSILEVPGAKDVAVEFTSMSKTFSMAGWRVGFAVGNAKLIAALKRVKSYLDYGAFTPIQAAACAALNGPQDIVEKNRTLYQKRRDVMVEAFARAGWDIPPPKASMFAWAPLPPALKHMGSLEFSKQLLTHAEVAVAPGVGYGEDGEGYVRIAMVENEQRLRQAARNVKRYLQSMGVNTSAA